From a single Chitinophaga sp. Cy-1792 genomic region:
- a CDS encoding arylsulfatase — translation MNMKKFRNATMAALLLCAATPGNTFAQKKPNIIVIYADDLGYGDISCYGMKKIHTPNIDKLAQQGVRFTNGYATSATCTPSRYGILTGRYPWRQNNTGIAPGDAPLIIPTNHKTLPGMLQDAGYKTAVIGKWHLGIGTPGTTTNWNTELKPGPLEIGFNYAFIMPATLDRVPCVFVENHQVVNLDPADPITVSYQYKVGNDPTGKENPEKLRMRTDPRQGHDQTIIDSISRIGWMTGGNNARWKDENIAGIITQKAINFIGENKQQPFFIYFASGDIHVPRYPHSQFRGKSGMGLRGDAILQLDWTVGQITHALDSLGLTQNTMIVFSSDNGPVLNDGYLDQAAELVGDHKPGGPLRGGKYSSFEAGARVPLIVKWPAAIKQPLVSDALIGQIDFFASFAGLTHQTIADGDAPDSFDMLAQLLGKSKKSRPYIITQGGPLSIIMGDYKYITPSNGRKLAEDVNIELGNNPQPQLYDIRKDIFETKNLAATDTARANAMAAKLAAVKAASGSR, via the coding sequence ATGAACATGAAAAAATTCAGAAACGCCACCATGGCGGCCTTACTCCTATGCGCCGCTACACCTGGCAATACTTTCGCCCAGAAAAAGCCCAATATTATTGTCATTTATGCCGATGACCTGGGTTATGGAGACATCAGCTGCTACGGCATGAAGAAAATCCATACCCCCAACATCGATAAACTGGCGCAGCAAGGCGTCCGGTTTACCAACGGCTATGCCACCAGTGCCACGTGTACGCCTTCCCGTTACGGCATCCTTACCGGCCGTTATCCATGGCGACAAAACAACACCGGCATCGCCCCCGGCGACGCTCCACTGATTATCCCCACCAATCATAAAACCTTACCCGGCATGCTCCAGGATGCCGGCTATAAAACCGCTGTCATCGGCAAATGGCACCTGGGCATCGGTACGCCCGGCACCACCACCAACTGGAATACCGAACTCAAACCAGGGCCACTGGAAATAGGCTTCAACTACGCCTTCATCATGCCGGCAACGCTGGACAGAGTACCCTGCGTGTTCGTAGAAAATCACCAGGTGGTAAACCTTGACCCTGCCGACCCTATCACGGTCAGCTACCAGTACAAAGTAGGCAACGACCCTACCGGTAAGGAAAACCCGGAAAAACTACGTATGCGCACGGACCCACGCCAGGGACATGATCAAACAATCATCGACAGCATCAGCCGCATCGGATGGATGACCGGCGGCAACAACGCCAGATGGAAAGATGAAAATATCGCCGGCATCATCACACAGAAAGCCATCAACTTCATCGGAGAAAATAAACAGCAACCCTTCTTCATCTACTTCGCCAGCGGCGATATCCATGTGCCACGGTACCCGCATAGCCAGTTCAGAGGCAAAAGCGGTATGGGACTCCGTGGAGATGCCATCCTGCAGCTCGACTGGACCGTAGGCCAGATCACGCATGCGCTCGACTCACTCGGACTTACACAAAATACCATGATCGTATTCAGCAGCGACAACGGCCCCGTACTAAATGACGGCTACCTGGACCAGGCCGCCGAACTCGTGGGCGATCACAAACCCGGCGGCCCGCTCAGAGGTGGCAAATACAGCTCCTTCGAAGCAGGTGCCCGTGTACCGCTGATCGTTAAATGGCCCGCAGCCATTAAGCAACCACTGGTCTCCGACGCGCTGATCGGTCAGATAGATTTCTTTGCCTCCTTCGCCGGGCTGACCCACCAAACCATCGCCGATGGCGACGCCCCGGACAGCTTTGATATGCTGGCACAGCTATTGGGCAAATCCAAAAAGAGCCGGCCGTATATTATTACGCAAGGTGGCCCGCTGTCGATCATCATGGGAGACTATAAATATATCACCCCGTCTAATGGCCGCAAACTGGCGGAAGACGTGAATATTGAGCTGGGCAACAATCCACAGCCACAACTTTATGATATCAGAAAAGATATCTTCGAAACAAAAAATCTCGCAGCCACAGATACCGCCAGGGCCAATGCCATGGCAGCAAAACTTGCTGCAGTAAAGGCCGCCAGCGGCAGCAGATAA